One Cuculus canorus isolate bCucCan1 chromosome 34, bCucCan1.pri, whole genome shotgun sequence genomic region harbors:
- the EEF1G gene encoding elongation factor 1-gamma, which translates to MAVAGTLYTYPENWRAAKALIAAQYSGARLRVLSSPPHFHFGHTNRSPEFLSKFPVGKVPAFEGDDGFCVFESNAIAYYVSNEELRGGTPEAAAEILQWVNFADSDIVPPASTWVFPTLGILHYNKQATEFAKDEVRRALGVLDAHLRSRTFLVGERVSLADITVVCALLWLYKQVLEPAFRQPFGNANRWFVTCLNQPQFRAVLGDVQLCQRMAQFDAKKFAELQGRKEPARKEKEKEKPPREEKEKPSRKEEKRPEPEEELDECEQALAAEPRAKDPFAHLPRSPFVLDEFKRKFCNEDTLGVALPHFWQHWDPQGWSLWFCQYRFPQELAQTFMSCNLISGMFQRLDKLRKNAFASVILFGTDHDSSISGVWIFRGQELAFTLCPDWQVDYESYTWRKLDSESEESRLLVREYFSWEGEFKHVGKPFNQGKIFK; encoded by the exons ATGGCCGTGGCCGGG ACGCTGTACACGTACCCCGAGAACTGGCGGGCGGCGAAGGCGCTGATCGCGGCGCAGTACAGCGGCGCCCGACTGCGCGTCCTCTCCTCACCCCCCCACTTCCACTTCGGCCACACCAACCGCAGCCCCGAGTTCCTCAGCAAGTTCCCGGTCGGAAAG GTTCCGGCCTTCGAGGGCGATGACGGCTTCTGTGTCTTCGAGAGCAACGCCATCGCCTACTATG TCAGTAACGAGGAGCTGCGCGGGGGCACCCCGGAGGCCGCGGCTGAGATCCTGCAATGGGTGAATTTTGCCGACAGCGACATCGTCCCCCCCGCGAGCACCTGGGTCTTCCCCACCCTCGGCATCCTGCACTACAACAAGCAg GCAACGGAGTTTGCGAAGGACGAGGTGCGGCGAGCGCTGGGGGTTCTCGACGCTCACCTGCGCAGCCGAACCTTCCTGGTGGGCGAGCGCGTCTCGCTGGCCGACATCACCGTCgtctgtgctctgctctggctcTACAAACAG GTGTTGGAGCCGGCGTTCCGGCAGCCGTTCGGTAACGCCAACCGGTGGTTCGTGACGTGCCTGAACCAACCGCAGTTCCGGGCGGTGCTGGGAGATgtgcagctctgccagaggaTGGCTCAGTTCGACG CCAAGAAGTTTGCGGAGCTGCAGGGGCGGAAGGAGCCGGCCcggaaggaaaaggagaaggaaaagcccCCCcgggaggaaaaggaaaagccttcCCGGAAGGAGGAAAAGCGCCCGGAACCGGAGGAGGAGCTGGATGAGTGCGAGCAGGCGCTGGCGGCCGAGCCCCGCGCCAAGGACCCCTTCGCACACCTGCCCCGGAg CCCCTTCGTGCTGGACGAGTTCAAGCGCAAGTTCTGCAACGAGGACACACTGGGGGTGGCGCTGCCGCACTTCTGGCAGCACTGGGACCCGCAGGGCTGGTCGCTCTGGTTCTGCCAGTACCGCTTCCCCCAGGAGCTGGCGCAGACCTTCATGAGCTGCAACCTCATCTCCG GGATGTTCCAGCGCTTGGACAAGCTGCGCAAGAACGCCTTCGCCAGCGTCATCCTCTTCGGCACTGACCACGACAGCAGCATCTCTGGAGTCTGGATCTTCCGCGGGCAGGAGCTGGCCTTCACG CTCTGCCCGGACTGGCAGGTGGATTACGAGTCGTACACGTGGCGGAAGTTGGACTCGGAGAGCGAGGAGAGCCGTCTGCTCGTCAGGGAATATTTCTCCTGGGAAGGGGAGTTCAAACACGTCGGGAAACCCTTCAACCAGGGCAAGATCTTCAAGTGA
- the POLR2G gene encoding DNA-directed RNA polymerase II subunit RPB7, which yields MFYHISLEHEILLHPRYFGPNLLTTVKQKLFTEVEGTCTGKYGFVIAVTTIDNIGAGVIQPGRGFVLYPVKYKAIVFRPFKGEVVDAVVTQVNKVGLFTEIGPMSCFISRHSIPSEMEFDPNSNPPCYKTVDEDIVIQQDDEIRLKIVGTRVDKNDIFAIGSLMDDYLGLVS from the exons ATGTTCTACCAC ATCTCTCTGGAGCACGAGATCCTGCTGCACCCGCGCTACTTCGGGCCCAACCTGCTCACCACGGTCAAGCAGAAGCTCTTCACCGAGGTGGAGGGGACCTGTACCGGCAA gtaCGGCTTCGTGATCGCGGTGACGACGATCGATAACATCGGGGCGGGGGTGATCCAGCCCGGACGCGGCTTCGTCCTTTACCCGGTGAAGTACAAGGCCATCGTCTTCCGCCCCTTCAAGGGAGAGGTGGTCGACGCCGTCGTCACCCAAGTCAACAAG GTTGGGCTCTTCACGGAGATCGGCCCCATGTCCTGTTTCATCTCCCGCCAT TCGATCCCCTCGGAGATGGAATTTGACCCCAACTCCAACCCCCCCTGCTACAAAACTGTGGATGAG gatATCGTGATCCAACAGGACGACGAGATTCGCCTGAAGATCGTGGGGACCAGAGTGGACAAGAACGACAtc TTCGCCATTGGCTCTTTGATGGACGATTACCTGG gtcTTGTCAGCTGA
- the INTS5 gene encoding integrator complex subunit 5 yields MSALCDPPGAASPPRPPLSAQELGQEVKAFLSGVDPVHGTKLSAKDHARCALLLLRSLPPARHAALDHLRSVFDDQVCSHLLERESGTASALSRSGGGGLEEVVQEVQRVLAEFVRSNPKAWAPVVSAWSIDLMGQLSSKYAGRHGVPHASSLNELLQLWMSCKATRSLMEIYTQCLSAMIGGCPDACVDALLDTSVQHSPHFDWVVAHIGSSFPNTIINRVLSCGLKDFCAHGAAPGGDLLFPGSADKRVPKIASVVGILGHLASRHSGSIKQELLRMFHESLGPAREPPHKAAVPFLLQLAVMSPPLLGTISSELVDSLKPGVLNQLHQHFASLPREDLDNMVSIVVHLICQTSAGAFRILQFLVNTAMPASVITPPGPTLHDGVREACDRIIQLLLLNLQKLVYNRASPTLTDSPPRPIPFLDALRSHVRELCVETLRLERKRFLWQHQLLGLLAVYSAPHCASDALFFLLALARSPEELALATQLYAVLSSCLSDLLPATVTTCVSQIHAGRLPEPQVAQLFRNLAAVVQGEGGEGAGSAMGAQLGAVLARHLHDLAQLLLHHDAEVAESACLLLSVCPLPRSVPPAHLLAAIRAAVHQFFLVLRRQNPSDLGSSSRLLARLSAVSPAAAKAVLQQLVEGALRGGNAELFGAPAEHSGRDETRQEGSGGVSLLDINRRFTTAVNFSGGVWSVFHAGVIGKGLKALDASENRESEELAHNSQAFLTLLLRCCRGARAADSAPESFPTVHPEAAKAVAAALVESVCPEAAGGELAWPPEEQARGTVERDLRICRRFRDHPLLFPLLRLVAAGRPALCYCSVLLRGLLASLMAFWDACRESRTAGSPWHLHASCALVSCMAEGSLLPPVLGNMHEIFHQLAPFEVHLLLLSVWDYLRENSPLPQKFTFQAEKGVFLRDFSRDGDVGKHLAVLHSVLHKNIHRLGLLAGRFRP; encoded by the exons ATGTCGGCCCTGTGCGACCCCCCCGGTGCTGccagccccccccgccccccgctcAG cGCCCAGGAGCTGGGCCAGGAGGTGAAGGCCTTTCTCAGCGGCGTCGATCCGGTTCACGGCACCAAACTCTCGGCAAAGGACCACGCTCGGTgcgctctcctcctcctccggaGCCTTCCGCCCGCCCGCCACGCCGCCCTCGATCACCTCCGCTCGGTTTTCGACGACCAGGTTTGCTCTCACCTCTTGGAACGGGAAAGCGGGACGGCGTCGGCTTTGAGCCGCTCGGGAGGAGGTGGGTTGGAAGAAGTGGTCCAAGAAGTTCAACGGGTGTTGGCGGAATTCGTTCGGAGCAATCCCAAAGCTTGGGCTCCGGTGGTTTCGGCTTGGTCGATCGATTTGATGGGGCAGTTGAGCAGTAAATACGCCGGGCGACACGGCGTTCCGCACGCTTCCAGCTTAAACGAGTTGCTCCAGCTCTGGATGTCGTGTAAAGCCACTCGATCCTTGATGGAAATCTACACCCAGTGCCTTTCGGCCATGATCGGAGGTTGCCCGGACGCGTGCGTGGATGCGCTTTTGGACACCTCGGTCCAACATTCGCCTCATTTCGATTGGGTCGTGGCTCACATCGGTTCCTCTTTCCCCAATACCATCATCAACCGCGTCCTTTCCTGCGGCCTCAAGGATTTCTGCGCCCATGGAGCCGCTCCCGGCGGGGATTTGCTTTTTCCTGGCTCCGCCGATAAACGCGTGCCTAAAATCGCCTCCGTGGTTGGAATTTTGGGCCATTTGGCCTCGCGGCATTCGGGAAGCATCAAGCAGGAGCTGTTACGGATGTTCCACGAGAGCCTGGGTCCGGCGCGGGAGCCGCCGCACAAAGCCGCCgtccccttcctcctccagttGGCCGTGATGTCCCCTCCACTGCTCGGAACCATCTCCTCGGAGCTGGTGGATTCCTTAAAACCCGGAGTCCTCAACCAACTCCACCAACATTTCGCTTCCCTGCCTCGCGAGGACCTGGACAACATGGTGAGCATTGTCGTCCACCTCATCTGCCAAACGTCGGCCGGCGCTTTCCGGATCCTTCAATTCTTGGTCAACACGGCCATGCCGGCATCCGTTATCACTCCTCCGGGCCCGACGCTCCACGACGGAGTGCGAGAAGCTTGCGATCGCATCATCcaactcctcctcctcaacCTCCAGAAGTTGGTTTACAACCGCGCCAGCCCCACCTTGACCGACTCACCGCCTCGGCCCATCCCTTTCCTCGACGCTCTTCGTTCTCACGTCCGGGAACTTTGCGTTGAGACTTTACGTCTCGAAAGGAAGCGTTTCCTTTGGCAACACCAACTCTTAGGGCTCTTGGCGGTTTATTCGGCTCCTCACTGCGCTTCCGAcgctcttttcttcctcctggcCTTGGCGCGGAGTCCGGAAGAGTTGGCGTTGGCCACGCAGCTCTACGCCGTCCTCAGCTCTTGCCTTTCCGATCTCCTTCCCGCCACTGTCACCACTTGCGTGTCCCAAATCCACGCCGGTCGCTTGCCGGAACCTCAAGTGGCTCAGCTTTTCCGTAATTTAGCCGCCGTGGTGCAAGGCGAAGGCGGCGAAGGCGCCGGATCGGCCATGGGAGCCCAACTGGGAGCCGTCCTCGCGCGGCATCTCCATGATTTAGCTCAACTCCTTCTCCACCACGACGCTGAAGTGGCGGAATCTGCTTGCCTGTTGCTTTCCGTCTGCCCGCTGCCGCGTTCCGTGCCTCCCGCTCACCTCCTGGCCGCCATCCGCGCCGCCGTTCACCAATTCTTCTTGGTTTTACGCCGGCAAAACCCAAGCGATCTCGGCTCCAGCAGCCGGCTCCTGGCGCGGCTCAGCGCCGTCTCGCCGGCCGCCGCCAAAGCCGTTCTCCAGCAGCTGGTGGAAGGTGCTCTCCGCGGCGGCAACGCCGAGCTCTTCGGAGCGCCGGCCGAACATTCCGGAAGGGATGAAACCAGGCAAGAAGGAAGCGGCGGTGTTTCCTTGTTGGACATCAACCGCCGTTTTACCACGGCTGTGAACTTCTCCGGTGGTGTTTGGTCCGTATTTCACGCCGGAGTCATCGGGAAGGGCCTGAAAGCTCTAGACGCGTCGGAAAACCGGGAAAGCGAGGAGTTGGCGCATAATTCCCAAGCTTTCCTCACTCTCCTTCTCCGCTGTTGCCGCGGGGCTCGCGCCGCCGATTCCGCGCCGGAATCCTTCCCGACGGTCCATCCCGAAGCAGCTAAAGCCGTGGCGGCGGCGTTGGTGGAAAGTGTTTGCCCGGAAGCGGCCGGTGGCGAGCTGGCGTGGCCTCCGGAAGAGCAAGCTCGCGGGACGGTAGAACGGGATTTACGGATTTGCCGGCGTTTCCGAGACCACCCTCTTCTTTTCCCGCTCTTGAGGTTGGTCGCCGCCGGCCGACCGGCTCTTTGCTACTGCTCCGTTCTTCTCCGAGGGCTTTTAGCCAGTTTGATGGCGTTTTGGGATGCGTGCCGGGAAAGCCGGACTGCCGGATCGCCGTGGCACCTCCACGCGTCGTGCGCTTTGGTTTCCTGCATGGCCGAAGGTTCTTTGCTCCCTCCGGTTCTTGGGAACATGCACGAGATCTTCCACCAACTCGCGCCCTTCGAGgttcacctcctcctcctcagcgTTTGGGATTATTTACGGGAGAACAGTCCCCTCCCGCAAAAATTCACCTTCCAGGCGGAAAAAGGCGTTTTCCTGAGGGATTTCTCTCGCGATGGAGACGTCGGGAAGCACCTGGCCGTGCTCCACAGCGTTCTTCATAAGAACATCCACCGCTTGGGGCTCCTGGCGGGGCGATTTCGGCCATAA
- the C34H11orf98 gene encoding uncharacterized protein C11orf98 homolog, whose product MGIGGKINRPRTELKKKLFKRRRELARGGHKKKRRAQAEPPPLWGKRRRKELKRLRAAARHALEAGKVSGKKPEPEGSRDVEMVEAVAEK is encoded by the exons ATGGGGATCGGGGGCAAAATCAACCGGCCCCGCACG GAGCTGAAGAAGAAGCTGTTCAAGCGGCGGCGGGAACTGGCGCGGGGGGGGCACAAGAAGAAGCGGCG GGCACAGGCTGAGCCCCCCCCGCTGTGGGGGAAGCGGCGGCGGAAGGAGCTGAAGCGGCtgcgggcggcggcgcggcaCG CTCTGGAGGCGGGAAAAGTCAGCGGGAAGAAGCCGGAGCCTGAGGGCAGCCGCGACGTCGAGATGGTGGAGGCGGTGGCAGAGAAGTGA